Within Nematostella vectensis chromosome 1, jaNemVect1.1, whole genome shotgun sequence, the genomic segment tttagtgcgatctcttaaaatgtgatttgttttgaacattagctactacgggttattgtttaggggatcggattttggcagctcgacaaacagaacttaattttctaaagactataggcactctttttgaaatctaagagttgggatttttccttgcgcgatcagtaaaaacgcgtcaactctacgcccctctgttatgaaaacgaggtcggtacccccatttttttattacatttttttgaaagcccttaacttcaatattgtttatgccaagtttaaaaaaaattctgggttgtaaaactatttcaagggaattaccttaagttCCCTAAtcaaactttttttgtttttattgcctCGTCCGCAATTTCATAAGATGTTTGAGCACTGGTTATTCAATCAAAAACCAAATCAGATCACTTATGTAAAACAATGACGCACTTTTGCATGTTTTAGAAAAAAGCTGTTACTTATAAAGTCGCGTGTGCCTAGCGGCGGAGCTATGCAGGAAGAAGGGTGCCAATCACCCCTAATCTGTATTCGCTCGGTCCAGCGAACCTGGCAGCTGCCACATTAGGTACGAGGGAGGATCTGTAATTCTTCCCAGTaattatttagtaaataaaccgtttctggcggctgggatatcggcggataatgtccaaggatgagGAATGGTACGAAAAAGCGAAGCTTCGAGGGCAACTGTGAAATTTTGAGGACCATTTCTCATCCGCggacattatccgccgatATCACAGTGAGCCaaagaaggggtttatttattttatatcacAGTGACTACACTGGAAATGCAAAAAGTGTATTCCGCGCGCACTGATGTGCACTGGAATTTTTGCCATTCGCGAAAGATAACACTCATccatgcaacaattttttttcattagaacAAAAACTACAAGCTCAAAACTTGCATTTCAACTGAGCTGGAATAGAAATTGAAGCaaaatttttcaattttgaaatgtcttcTGCGCGCGCGCTGACGTGCACGGGAATGACGCCACAAGCGCGCGCTGATGTGAAGTTCTTTgtcattgctttttctttccCGTTTCAGGAtataaattctataaaaaaaacattgatgaTAGTTTTATGAAAGAAATTAAACATTTTTCTGTGCCTTCATAGCGTTTTGAAAACCATGGTGTTTGTTTGAGGAGTTATTGAGCAGACGAAAAGCGAGTTTTGACTGCACAAAAATGTTCACAGGACAGATAATATTACTTTgcctggggccggttcctgaaagctCAGTTAGCAGTTATCGGTAGATAAATCTACACTTTATCCTCAGATAAATCCATAGATAAATTGGGTTCCTCAAACAGCAGACAAAATTATCCTCTGATAAAGTAGCAGATAAAGTTAGCAGAGGTCGGGAGGACCCGATAAGTCGCCATCTACCGATAAGTCATgtaatccaagatggcggatgagCTGTTGCCATGGTTATTGGGATAACACAGGGCTCCCAAGCTTGGAAATAAAACTCAAAACTCGGACAATTCGGGTttcaaagagaaaaaaacgttaaataaaattatatttaaagCACTCAATCATTTATCTAGTCAATGAAGTCCTAGGGTGTCGCTCGAGGATAATTATTGGCGCGTAGCGCATAACATATTGCTTACAAATGACGtgttgggaagcctgtggtgattcaaaatggcgctcgGTGGGTTTTGGCTTTTTTCGTACGTTTGCTTGAAAAAACAAGCCCTAATCAATGCCAGCACCTTAGAGGACGTCCACTATGTAAATCTAAAGCTCTTAATTTCAAGTTGGCGTTAATGGAAGACTGAAATTGCATGCAAGTCAAACGAGCGCTTTTTAACCAGTTGATAACAAATTTGGGGTTGGGAGATGTTATGAAGATTCTCCGgtgaaataaaaaaggtaaaattaagGTATCATATTTGCTGatttaccgggtttcctgtgtacaatttactcgtcaaaccagttttcTTGTCGGTTATCTACCGATAGCTATCGGAGGGATAACTTTGCTTTCAGGAACCAGATTTTATCGGTCGGATAGCTATCCACCGCAAAGCAAATTTAACCCACGGATAAGTTCTATCGGTAGATAAATTTATCTgacttttcaggaaccggcccctggaCGTTATCGACTGATATTTGTCCTGTGAAACCGTATTAACCAATGAGCGCGCGTGAAAATTCATCACTGGGATATAAACTATTATATTCGCACACCCCTGGCTACATTTAGGTAAAGTCTGACAACGAAAAACAGCAATCGATCATATCCACCAATgatcgaaaaaaaatatttcatgaTATCTGCGGTCGCAATCTTTGTTTAGAGTTCAAGTCAGTACAAACAATGTATGATGAGATCGGTAAATGACTTCACACAAGTACCACAGCTCAGCCAATTGCCCTGTGCCATACGGTAAACACAGACTACTAGAGGCGGATAAATACAAGGGAAGCTTCGAATCGTTCGAGTTCGCAAACCCTCCGCAAATACCATCGAGATGCAAAagtattcaaaacaaaatgtttcttCTACGGTATGTATGCGTCTGTAAAGCAAGTACCTGTCAAGCGGTAACAGTTACATTCACAACTATTGCCGGAATAAAATAAGAAGGTTGATACGACTACTTTTTATTCATCCCACTCCAAAAGACACACAGATTACATTTCCTTCAAAAGTCTAAGCTGATGGCTTTTTATTTctacaatattttaaaatctaATCTACGAGAAAGTCCCTcaagatcacgtgaccattgGCACTTATACAGGTGCTCATATGGCCGTTTTTTATATCGATTTAAGAAGTAATTGAGGCTTTTCCCCATCAAATGTACAAGTTCCCATTGTGATTGGTCCGCGTCATAACCTATCGAATGTACAGGTTGCCATGGGGATTGTTCACACCGGAGAGATGGCTTTGCCTGCAGTTTGGACATGGGTTGTGGATGGGCCAGTCACGTGACACGCTGCCTtcgaaatgaaaaaaaatcggaTGCTTGCACGAACCAGGCCTCCGAGGAAGTTTTAAAAGGGCTGGACCGCAACCCATAATCTTCAGGATGGAAGGGACACTAATGCACCCCGCCGCCACCGTCTTGACCTTTTTGCAGATGATTTTCCCTTCTATCCAGAGAACAAGACTGCCATCAGAAGGCTTACAGCGGTACCAGTTATTGATGTTTGATTTGACCAAAAATTCCTTTCCGATGTCTTGCCATATTTGAAAGCGAATGGCATCGTACTGTGTCTCGTTGAGAGGGGCTCGAGTCGAGACCCTTgctccacaggaagcccgccAGTCTGGGAGTGGAGTTACTGCGTTACTTTTGTCTTCAAAATTAAGGTAGTTTGTGAATGTGTAGCTCCAAACTAGGGTCCAGCCCCCGCCTGCTGTAGCTTGATCACAGTAAGCCTGGAAAGGAGCGTTCTTCCCCGGGGCTATGCGATAGATCCCACTCGGAGCATTAGGGTATTGCCGTTTCAGGTCCTTGCAGCTTTCATAGACTTTGTTCTTTATTACTTCTATAAGATACATCCATATAGTTGTGTTAACACAATCTGAATAAAACAACGAGGGAGCtaataaccccccccccccttctttaTAACCAGTCATAGGACTCATATCTGGCCACGGATTTAAGATAATATCAAAACTAAGCAGAGAAAACCGGAGAGCCCGCAGAAACCTCTAGGAACAAGGACACGAACTCATTCACCCAAGTCACGtcggaaccgggaatcgaGCCCGAAACCGAGTGGTTAGAGTAGAgtagaggcacaggcactaccaGATCGACACACTGCTTAGTGTGCCACCCAAGGTTATcttaaaaatatcaatataAGATGTCGAAGAAAAAACACTGACATCGAACATTTAACACCACCAGAAAAAAATCTTCATCATATTCTAAGACAAAGGGAGCTACTCCCTGTTTTCACCACGCTTACCTAGGCAGACAGCCGACCTAGTATTTAAACAGCTTGCTTGTAGTCTCACTAGTCGCACCATACCTTGTTGTTCTAAATTGGATTTATTATCAGGCTTATTATCTTTAGCCTTCGTGTAGCCGCTGTCTCGCATAGACGATATTATATATTCTCGAGTCAGCGGCTACTAGTACGCTCAAGTATGTCTTACCATAATAGACTTGGCTGATGGAATATCTTACCATAATAGACTTGGCTGATGGAATATCTTACCATAATAGACTTGGCCGATGGACTTGCTACTCGTAGGCTTAAGTATATCTTACCATAATAGACTTGGCTGATGGACTTGCTACTCGTGGGCTTAAGGATATCTTACCATAATAGACTTGGCTGATGGACTTGCCACTCATAGGCTTAAGTATATCTAACCATAGACTTGGCTGATGGATGACTTGCTCGTAGGCTTAAGTATATCTTACCATAATAGACTTGGCTGATGGACCTGCTACTCGTAGACTTAAGTATATCTTACCATAATAGACTTGGCTGATGGACTTGCTAAGCTGAAAAGAAGTTTTAATAATGCTATTAGCATGCAATTATTAAGTACATTATACTAGTTGTAATAAAGCTATTAGCATGAAATTATTAAGTATTTTATACTAGTTGTAATTgtaataccttattacacttaattttcgcgacgtcaaaatttcgcgattttgagatggcgatatttcgcgacacttcatttttgcgattttcctattttcgtaaataccagatcactttattttcgcgatttggGGATTAtcaaatcaagcaaaacaagtggaattaaaatgtgctgaaatcatcaaaactgacaCTATTTAATACAAAAAGATGCGTTGGctaaatttattttcataaaaatctataaatacaactTTAACTCAACCCCTTAACGTACTttatgtacattagatgactaaatagacaaggtgtttccataaagcttattaaacggccAATATTCTCCCAAAGGTTTTTTGTGTTCTCGATTAATTTTTgcgcatcctaattttcgcgaccctcaattttcgcgtcactctattttcgcgaatctttaaaaatcgcgaaattagCGAAATAAAAGtcacgcgaaaattaagtgtaataaggtaggaCAAGCTTGGAACAAGACTTTTTGGTATAAGCCAAATGGTATTAGTAAAAAAGTTATGAAGTGTGTGTAGGTGTGCAGTACAGAACCTAATTATATCAGTGCGTAACATTACCATATATGTGTTTAATTTGACGGGTGTCAGAATTGCCCTTAGACCAATGTTTTAATAAATTGAGATACCAGTGGAAGTTACGTAAATAACGGACGCAAGTAATCATTGTAAAAtgattgatttaaaaaaaaaatcatcgagTAGAAAACTGAAATTCTCAGATTCACTAATGTGctacgcgcgctaccgtggccaccttggaAATGTTAGGGAGTAAGCCAATGGAGAAGAGGAAAAGAGGAACATGCTTTCTGGATCACACAGACTTCACTAGCCAACAAGCAGCGTGGCAGAATCTCATACAAAGTGCGACTACTTGCTTACCATAACCATGTAGAGAAATCTCCCATTTCCTTTCCTAAGCATGTTCTTCGTGCCATCATCCAGAAATCCGAGGTAGCAGATGTCACTGCTCTCAtgaaaaatggcggcgttaCAGCTAGCTTCTCTAAGGCAAGCAAGAGTGCATTGAAGTTGATCTAGTCGATAATGTGTTGATGAAATACTCGAAATGAGATATTCGGATTTGAAACTGCTAACGCCAGAGGATAAGTAATCTGCGCTCGCCACTTCAGCTAGTGAGcttaatataaaacaaatacacaaaccAAGCATATTTCGTTTTAGAAGCGCACAGGAATAATATGGTAAAATTGGCAATGCACTCTCTTTTAAGTGGATCGGGCGAAAATAGTTACATTCCTTGTACCTAGTTACGTTTTCTTTATTGAACGGTGGCCGGTTTAGGAAACGTTTGTCATTTTATGTTTGCCAAGGTGTGCAAACAGTCGAACACTTTTTGTCAAATTGCATTATATAATACGCCAAGTTAGATATAACAGGAATCATATGAAAAGATTATATATAATGTACTTTTtgaaacaaacagaaaactGGAACTTTTTGAGTTTTGGATAAATGGTGAACTTTTTCATGCTTACAAATCAGAAGCCAAGCGGACAACTGGGTTGGGGTTGTCTGTTCACTAAACTACCCCTATATTACGTCACCTGAACATCCACTCAGGCTCTAAATCCGGATTATAAATGCACATCGGTTTTATCATGCAGAGAACCTCAACAAAAGCCCGGGGCCGGTTCGTGAAAAGCCGATTAccgctaacccagggttaaTTTTGCCCTATCCCACGATTTAATTTTTACCCCCGGATAAAGTTCTGTTCCCGAAACGCCGATTAGCATTAACTCTGGGTTAGTTTGgaggtaaaatctaaccctgctcgCGAGGTGGTTAACTCGCTAACCTACGGTTTAGTTGGCGTCAcaaactttgtagtagaactaaaGTTTCCTAAAATGAAGTTGCCGACAAAaaagacgttacacaaaaACAATGTAGGGATCACATTTCACTTTGTTATGAGACCTTCGTTGCGACGCTGACACGAAAATTGTGCTGGAACAGAaagaaagttacatgaaatttataattgaaataaatctgtctcgctagtgtcacgcaacaaactcgaatcctgcaaatgacatttttggcaatgaaatggaggtaattCCAGGCGATGTAGAGGGGTTGTGGGGCTTCCCTGCAAAAATTAAATCACTAAAGGTAAATATTTGAGTTGCTCTCTGTTGATCTACtgtgggtatcctgtgtgaattttactcgtcaaaccagtttttcactcgcttaatccagggttagtaaatcgggggattacttggctttcgggaacggtgagttatccgtaggttagctaacctacgattAGCGAATTTTAACCCGGGATTATGCGCTGATCTATGGTTAAGTTAATCGGCCTTTCAGAAACCGGCCCCCGATCGCGTGGACGGTGTGTGCAAGCGTGCATGGCCAATGTGCGCGCGCACCCGTGCATGCATCCAAACACTATCCTCACTATTAGGGGGCGCAACCGTCTATTTGAGTATTCGAAATTCTAAAtataacaatttcaaacaacAAGTTTCTTCCTTTTCTAAACTAAACTTTTGATGTACTGTTTTCCAATCAAATTACAAGGATGCAGCTTTTTGCGGCCGAATATTTCATATTTTGGCCTCTAAAAGTCGTTGGTTACTAGGCtgtctttaaaaaataaaaaatatggaggaaaataaaataggtAGGGGGTAAATTGAATTGCATAAAGTAATTGtgcattatttttgttgtttataaaCACCAAGGTAGTGTGTTATGCGATAACTTCCAATGACGTCAAGTCAGTGTCAGTGTGCACCATATAAGCAAGTCACGATTTCTACTCTACTCGCTACTTCTTCGTTTGATAAACACAAGTCGTGCACCATATAAGCAAGTCACGGTTTCTGCTTTACTTGCTACTCCTTCGTTTGCTAAACACAAGTCGTGCACCATATAAGCAAGTCACGGTTTCTGCTCTACTTGCTACTTCTTAGTTTGCTAAACACAAGTCTGTAGAGGTAAGAGGATAACACCTGTCAATCTACAATTGCAGTTAAAGGAGCGACAGGAGCGACCTTTTTAACAAATTTTAAACAATTAGATAATTAGTAATTGCAAGTTTAAATCCAGATATTTTAGTCAAACATGAAaccaatttataaaaaaaaaactcatagTTTCTGGGTTCTGTGGACCACGCAAAGATGTCTAACAAGCTCGTGTATTACACAGATTTAAGCGATCTCAAATTCCATAAATATTTAATGTTTTTAAGCGAATGCAAAGAAACGTTTGTTTTCCCATGGAAACAGAAGCACCCTGCCTCGATTCGTAGACTTACGCCATTTTCGATAGCTAATTGGTACGGCTAGGGGAAAGCGATTTGATCCGTCTTCGGAGGAAGtattcttttttgtttctgCGTTACAAGTATTTATAGCAATGTACACCCCTCCATTTTAGGCCCCCGCCTAGCGCCAGTCCTCTACTCGCCTCCATGTCATCACGGTCACGGACAGCGTCGCTTGTGCGCGGGCTCGCCGAGCAGCTCATGTGCCCCGTCTGTCTTGGGGAGTATAAGAACCCCATGCTGCTTCGTTGCTATCACTCGTTCTGTTTGCGATGCGTGCAGGAGCTGTTGCACCAGTCCGGGGAAAAAGGCGTGGTCAAATGTCCCCAATGCAGGACGGAAATGGAGGTAAAGCGAGTTATCCTTCCTTTCTTCCATAAAAAAGataccattttaaaacaaaatgtcatTCTACAGTGAGGATTTTCTTTAGTTTGGGCCGTTGGACGGTAAAATTTTATTACTATGACAATAAAAGGGCCCAATAAACAAACCATGATATATAAAAAGCCTTGGGTCCCGCTTAATATCCTGCTGAACGACTCCGTGTGTAATGTCCAGGCCATTATAAAGAAACGTGTTAATGGAATAGGAATCAGGGCGAATAAAGTCTATGTATCGTGTGCACGTTTTAGCTTTTGCCcttctttaatttttattttattttagtgtAGTGATGTTTTCCAAACAGTTACATGATTTTAGCTTGTTATTGAAATCAGCAGGCATAGCACCTGCATGCTTACACGAAATAATTCGAACAAGTTTTCTATGTGCAAGTAATTTTGTCAGAAGATCTGTGAGTCTCTTTTAAATTACTTtatataatactactaaagcTACTACCCGGTTTTAGGATATATTAGACCCGATAACCACAGCTTTCACAGTATATCTTCGCATTACTAATAGGTATAACTTAATATGCTGGATTAAACAGTAGGTATGCGATTTGTTTCCAGAAGTTGCATATAAAGGAGGTAAAATTAAGAGGCTCAAAATGTCCCAAGGCAAACAGATTTAGCAGCATTTTTTTACCAGATTCCAAATAGTGATGTGAAGAGGCTCAAATCCAACTTCTACATCAACAATCTCTTGGACCTGATGGATGAGACTCGGCTTAAAGCCAAGGCGCGGGACCCGCTTGTCTGCTGTGACCATTGCCAACCTCTCATCAGCGCAGCCGAGGTCAAGTGCGTCCATTGCAAAGTATCACTGTGCAGAGCATGTATCGGGCCACATTGCGAGCACATGCCCACTCAGCCCCATACTATCAAGGAACTAGCCACAAAAGCGGAGCTGGAAGAAGAGCTTCCAGCAGCGAAGGAGGACTTTAAAACGTGCGCAAAACACGGGCTGGATTTGCGTTTCTACTGTTGTACTTGTGAGCTCCTAATGTGCCGGGAATGCCTTTCTGTAAATCACTGGAACCATGAGTACATGCTGGTAAAGCTAGGCGTTCGAGACATTAGAAAGACCATCGATTGGCTGCTTGTGAAATGCAAGGTTAGTTTCAATGATCGCTTTATGGTTATATTGACAAAGAATGATTGCGCAGCACGCTATCCTCATAGAAAGGCAAATAACGTGGATACTTGGTGTTGCCTGACTATCCGAATTTCCTTAACTTGTGAAAGTTAGAAGATGACCCACGTggcgctgtttttttttttcatgatctaAGCCAGGTaccttgttgttgtttttttctaggTCAAATTTCTAACCATTGAAAAGACCAGGAAGAGGGTAGAGGTGACCCAAGAACTGGTAGGGAGCAATGCGCGTGAGATGGAAGCACGGATAGACGAGATCATTGACCAAAAAATAAGAGAGTTGGAGAAAAAGCGGGCACGGCTCCACGAATCCGCAAGTCAGGCAAAAAATGAAAAGCTTAAGCAGCTACTCGTACAGGGGGAAGAACTCGCGATGCTAGAAGCAAGCTTAAAAAGTGGAGTCGAGTATACCGAGTTCTTGCTTAATGATGACCACCAGAACGAGTTGTATGCAGGACGCAAGCAGCTCATCGAGAGATTAAAAGAACTGAGCGAGGTTCGAGTATCGAGTGAACCCACCACCTGGTGGGATCTGGGTCTAGACCTGATGCCGCAAGCTACACAGATGCTAGACCAAATGCTGACGATAACCAACGTGACGTCTCTTGACGACCCGGACAAGACGACAGTGCGGATGGACGGCGGCGATGAGGGTGTCATTTACCACACCTTCTTAAATCAAGAGTACACCTTCGTCATCACGTTGAGGGACAGAAATGGGAAGCGGATCACTAATGGCGGTCAGTCGGTCAGGGTCGCAATCCGAATACCCGAGGTGACGTCAGAAACGATAACGCTAATGAGCTGCGTCAACCAGACGGTTTTAGACGTGTCGGATAATCTCAATGGAACTCATAGTTTCCGTCATAAACCAACTGTCGAAGGCGAGCATTTCCTATATATCACAGTCAATGGAAGGCCACTTCCTAAAAATTTAATATGGAAAGTCGAGGGTCCTCTTGGATTCGGAGACCCTGTCGTTCTGAACATCGATTTCCTCCCATTACAAGGTCTCTTTGATCTTTCAAGTGTCTGGTGTCACGTCTCTGATCAATTTTCCTGGAAAATTCGCCGACTTCGCATCGAAGACAAGACGACCGTCCCAGCAATTGAAGTCGGAGTGGTGTCGGATTCTACGAATAAAAAGTGGGGATGGAGGAATGGTTTGCGTGTTTCCGGCACCGGGTCGGATGAATCGGAAAACACTCAGAGCGTGATCGAAGAGTGGCGAGAGGATGAGACCTTCGAGTTCTTTCTAGATGCGCGTGCTGGGCGCTTCAGAATTCGGTGTCAATCCACGGGTAAGACAGAGACGTTCTGCAAGTGCCCCGGGACATTCACGAGGCCGTATGTTGAGCCACCGAGTTATGATTTCTTCGTCCTTAACAAGGAGCTGGAGCATATCATATTTACCAGACCTAACAGGATGACTAAAGATTGACAATACGCAGACttcgatttgaaaacgcagtGCGGAGGTCTGGAAGATAATCGATAAACTATCACCacatttatttcaatttattaCGCATGACTAGTATTTGCCTTTGCAATGCCAACCACGAACGCACGCCGAACGG encodes:
- the LOC5517094 gene encoding uncharacterized protein LOC5517094 produces the protein MLGLCICFILSSLAEVASADYLSSGVSSFKSEYLISSISSTHYRLDQLQCTLACLREASCNAAIFHESSDICYLGFLDDGTKNMLRKGNGRFLYMVMLSKSISQVYYEVIKNKVYESCKDLKRQYPNAPSGIYRIAPGKNAPFQAYCDQATAGGGWTLVWSYTFTNYLNFEDKSNAVTPLPDWRASCGARVSTRAPLNETQYDAIRFQIWQDIGKEFLVKSNINNWYRCKPSDGSLVLWIEGKIICKKVKTVAAGCISVPSILKIMGCGPALLKLPRRPGSCKHPIFFHFEGSVSRDWPIHNPCPNCRQSHLSGVNNPHGNLYIR
- the LOC5517086 gene encoding tripartite motif-containing protein 45, coding for MSSRSRTASLVRGLAEQLMCPVCLGEYKNPMLLRCYHSFCLRCVQELLHQSGEKGVVKCPQCRTEMEIPNSDVKRLKSNFYINNLLDLMDETRLKAKARDPLVCCDHCQPLISAAEVKCVHCKVSLCRACIGPHCEHMPTQPHTIKELATKAELEEELPAAKEDFKTCAKHGLDLRFYCCTCELLMCRECLSVNHWNHEYMLVKLGVRDIRKTIDWLLVKCKVKFLTIEKTRKRVEVTQELVGSNAREMEARIDEIIDQKIRELEKKRARLHESASQAKNEKLKQLLVQGEELAMLEASLKSGVEYTEFLLNDDHQNELYAGRKQLIERLKELSEVRVSSEPTTWWDLGLDLMPQATQMLDQMLTITNVTSLDDPDKTTVRMDGGDEGVIYHTFLNQEYTFVITLRDRNGKRITNGGQSVRVAIRIPEVTSETITLMSCVNQTVLDVSDNLNGTHSFRHKPTVEGEHFLYITVNGRPLPKNLIWKVEGPLGFGDPVVLNIDFLPLQGLFDLSSVWCHVSDQFSWKIRRLRIEDKTTVPAIEVGVVSDSTNKKWGWRNGLRVSGTGSDESENTQSVIEEWREDETFEFFLDARAGRFRIRCQSTGKTETFCKCPGTFTRPYVEPPSYDFFVLNKELEHIIFTRPNRMTKD